A single window of Mycobacterium sp. ITM-2016-00318 DNA harbors:
- a CDS encoding ABC transporter permease: MLRVTLRDLQWRRRRFVIAIVGTGLVFAMTLVLTGLSNGFRVEADDTVDALGFDTYLVKSGPAGPFIGSPPFPQTEVATASRIPGVTAAVPLVYTATTVPDGDSTRNVNVFGAPADGQGMPAVASGRPPSDSDEAAVSSILGARVGDDLEIGSRALRIVGIVDDSTALAGQPNIFLTVDGAQQLGYSAQPIVTSIGIHGSPEQVPTGFKTIDRAGAVADLLRPMTAAVSAITMIAVLLWIVAALIVGSVIYLSALERTRDFAVLKAVGVSTRSVLAGLCLQAVVVAVVAAVLGGVVSLVLGPLFPMRVVVPTSAYLLLPVVGVLIGLLASIAGMRRAVTIDPALAFGGP; this comes from the coding sequence ATGTTGCGTGTGACGCTGCGCGACCTGCAATGGCGACGACGGCGGTTCGTGATCGCGATCGTGGGCACCGGACTGGTGTTCGCGATGACGCTCGTACTCACGGGACTCTCCAACGGTTTTCGCGTCGAGGCCGACGACACCGTCGATGCATTGGGCTTCGACACCTACCTGGTGAAGTCCGGGCCCGCCGGTCCGTTCATCGGCTCACCGCCGTTCCCGCAGACCGAAGTTGCAACGGCGTCGCGGATTCCGGGCGTCACCGCCGCGGTTCCGCTCGTCTACACGGCGACGACCGTGCCCGACGGCGACTCGACGAGGAACGTCAACGTGTTCGGCGCCCCCGCCGACGGCCAGGGGATGCCGGCGGTCGCGAGCGGTCGCCCGCCGTCGGACTCTGACGAAGCGGCGGTGTCGAGCATCCTCGGCGCCAGGGTGGGCGACGATCTCGAAATCGGTTCGCGGGCTTTACGAATCGTCGGCATCGTCGACGACTCCACCGCCCTGGCCGGCCAACCGAATATTTTTCTGACCGTCGACGGCGCACAGCAGTTGGGTTACAGCGCGCAACCGATCGTGACGTCCATCGGCATCCACGGCTCCCCCGAACAGGTGCCGACGGGATTCAAAACGATCGATCGGGCCGGTGCGGTGGCGGACCTGTTGCGACCGATGACGGCCGCGGTCTCGGCGATCACGATGATCGCGGTTCTGCTGTGGATCGTCGCCGCGCTCATCGTTGGCTCGGTGATCTACCTCTCCGCGCTCGAACGCACCCGAGACTTCGCCGTGCTCAAGGCAGTTGGTGTCTCGACACGATCAGTGTTGGCCGGGTTGTGCCTGCAGGCCGTCGTCGTCGCGGTGGTCGCCGCGGTGCTGGGCGGAGTTGTCTCGTTGGTGCTCGGGCCGCTGTTCCCGATGCGGGTGGTGGTGCCGACATCGGCATATCTGTTGTTGCCCGTCGTCGGGGTGCTGATCGGGCTGCTCGCGAGCATCGCCGGAATGCGGCGTGCGGTGACCATCGATCCCGCGCTCGCGTTCGGGGGGCCGTGA